The window TTCAGCTCTTCTCTCCTGTTCCAACAAACAACATGTTCCAACTTCAACTTTACATCCACTGCCTAAAGGGGATCCAGCTTTTCACTCTCATTAGCAATAATTTAAGATTGAGTGAAGGATTAAATTGCTTGTCGATTTCGAAGACTAAAATTTGTGTAAAATGAATTGGCGAAGGTCTCGCCCTTGTTATGTAAACTACATGTTGCATTAAGATATGTTCCATTTATTTACGAAAAACTGATTATCTGGACAGcggtgtgtgtgtgtgtgtgttttttttttttgaaaggtaaattatattttaattcatcAAACATGTTTACAAAAAGTACCCTTATATGGTAGATTAAATATTCAGAATGCTTCTTTGGATAACAATATGCGGAGGTTCCACTGTTTCCTAACTAGTCGAGGAAGCAATTCTCTCATAATGGAAGAGAGGAATATTAGagaattgattaaaaaaatatatttcactTCTATGGAGTTGGAGTttaaacatatgcaaacaattaaaatctcTACATCTAttgttaattgattttaagttagaTGTTTGTCACAAAAATTTAACAtgttatcaaaatatgaattATCTCTCTCGTTATTGTTaacttttatattaaattcGTTATTTGATGATATTAAAATGGTAATAATTTGATCTGGGTGTTTTTAATTCTTCCAAAAAGTGTTAGATTTAGTCTTAACAGATGGTGGTCTGGGTGAATAAAGGAATTAGATAGATTTTAGCTTCACGTTACTGGATTATGTGTTATTGTTTGCTAAAGACTATTTTTTCCTCTGGTGTGGTTTTTACTGTGCTGCAAGATGGTATCAAGGGAATTGCTGCATCTGTGAATGTTTTCTCTCCGAAAATGGACTGAGGCCGAGTTCAATCAAAGTCAGAAGGCATGTTGGTTTTagtttctattttgttttcttactCGTGAGTGTTGGGTGTTGGGCTTAACATATATGGGTTACAAATCAGTTGAGGCCCAATCTATTGTAGCCCAAATAGAAGAAACGAACACACGGTggagaagaaaataataaaaaggggCTGAAAGAGATATTAGTAAAGTTCGTTTAATTcgtttatatttatattttttattttttgattttttaaaacaaataaataaatgaatatataCTTTTAGATTCTTTTTTACCTAAACAAATCCCTTATTAGATTCGTCCAACTTCAAAATATACTAATTTATagtattttttcttttttttgccCTCGGCTGTGAGACTCGTTTTCAGTTAATCATAGAGATAAACAACTTGATTGCTCCTGACATTTCTTGAATATCCAATAGAAAAACCAAGCAGCCCTcttgaaaaataatatcaataCTACTACGATATactaattcaaaattttttagattaattAAATAACCGATAAGGGTATATAGtaattttttagaaattaactaatttttataattaaatactttaataacaggtattaatattaactatTTAAAAGGGTAGCAGTCATTGAAAATCCTCATTTATATACTGTTTTTCCAACTTTAAGAAAGGTGAAATTATGCTTTGGCCCcctttttttctaaaatttgtaGATTGATACAATAAACTTGTCAACTATTTTAACTTTAAACTTCATTACTTACATAATTCTCTATAATATTTTAAGCATAATTACATGTGACCTTTTAGGTCCTTAAATTGGGATTTTTTCCccattaatcaaattaagaaattaatattaatcatTGCATCAACTGAGTTTCTTTCTGGCACCCAAGCATTTGTCTCATTGGTTAGTGCATAATCCTCTTACCTAAAGAGTAAGGTTCGAATCTCTCATCTCTcgattataaaaaaaaaaaaaactgaatttctttttgaactattaatagaaaaaaatgatagaaacttaagtcattaatttttacaaaaaatcttacatttaatttttgttaaaaggtatttttatgcCTCTTTTAGTTACTAGTTAGacttcaatttatttattttgacattgaaactttaatatttttattcaaatctttctatatcaaacataaattatatataatgtttgaaattaattttttattcattaaaaaaattatacactATTATCCTAGTATATTATAGTATAGGATAGTATAATTTCAcctatatttaatttttaactttctcatattttgttttaaaaaaataactaattaatgCATGGTTATTGTGCTacgtttcaaaaaaaaaaaatgcatggttATTGTGCCCCTCAAGCATGATGAGAAGGCAAAGAGAATTGTTATGGAAGAAGCCCTAAATCTGTTTTCCTAGGCTAGGTTGTACCAGCCAAACTTGTGTACTTGTCCTCTCTTTAAATTATTACAACTATACtattaaaaatgaagaaacaatttttccttttttctttttgcaggtcaagattaaaataaagaaagataaataataaaaaaacaactaATTCTCTATTTGGGCAACATCTTTGAACTTTCCTATTTAGcagatatacatatatatatatatgtcgtTAATGGATGAGTGGTAGAGCATACTAAATTTGTTTAGCAAATTAAAAGCATGCAAGCAAAAGCATAAAAAGACCtaaattattaagaatttGTTCTTCTTTCCTTACTATTTTCTCATAGTATTAGTACCAATGTGTTTATTAAAAACACCAAAGCAGCTTCTAAAGTGTGTTAACCTTATCCAAGTTGCTTTGAAAGTCTTGATTTAACACGAggattatttataatttagtgTATTAGTTTataaaataaagtgaaaattGGTCCAGAATCTGATTATGCTGTCAGCagcactttttcttttcttttttaataaagtatatagtaaattatgtaaaaattGTCCATTTTCAAGTTAAAATCAGTGATTTGATTAGTACATTAAAACCCATTAaagtttttttgttcttaatgaATTTGACACTCCAAGttgtatttttcatttaaaaaggaaaaaagaaaatttttgctAAGAGGACCTGGACTGGAATCAAGCTTGCAGCAAGCCTCCCCACCCTCTATTAGTGGGTTACATGGCCATTTAGGCCAAGCCCCTTGGTCAAACTCAATTTGACATTGACTGCGTAGAtttatattgaataaaatagattTGGATAATGTGATGTATCATTTTTTGTAAAGTTAGATAATGTGATGTATTATTGACACTTTTGTTTCTTAAACAagtattttcattaatttgacTCAAGAACATTTGCTCTTATTTAGAAAGATAACATAcattccaaaattattttgtctACTACTTCATTACTACCCATTGAAAAGGATAAGCAATAATCAGGAAATCCTTAATTACAGTTGCAATGGGCTTGTATCAATCTtgaattgtcaaaattatatttattgacTAATTCTTTAGGGgaggaaaaaatgaaattaaaaaaagagaagctCAATTACCCATAAACAGAGTGGCGGCTTTCTTTCTTATATCAAATTTTCTGAAGAATACTCCCTCATTTTCAAAGTTGTATCTTGTAGTATAGATGTTTGCCATTGGTTTAATGAGAATTCTATGGATTTTGGAATATTTGACCCTCAATGGTCAGTCCTTatctttttctatattttccttCATTTCTTTGCAACTCGAGAttaatttgaagttgaatatCTTTAATGTGCAACCCGGACGGTTGCATATGAAAACACTGAAATTCGGGTTTGAATATTCTTACATTTGATATCAATGGTCAAAGTTTGCAAATCGCCCCCTTTCATAGAACTAGCTACATTTCCCAAGTTGCCATCAATGACATTGGCTGCAGCTATAAATACACCTCTGCTTTCAGTAGCTCTCCACACCATCCAAACTCTGAGTATCTCCACCCAAATACAATGGCTGTCTCTAGTAAATTCCTTCTCTTTACAGCATTGCTCTTCTTCCTCTTCGCCTCTCCATCCCTTCAAGCTTCCTTTAGGCCTAAAGCATTGGTCCTTCCGGTCTCAAAAGACGCTTCAACTAACCAATATGTGACCCAGATCAAGCAAAGAACCCCTTTAGTGCCTGTCAAGTTGACCCTTGATCTTGGTGGTGAATTTCTTTGGGTTGATTGTGATCAGGGTTATGTCTCATCTTCCTACATGCCTGCTCGTTGCAACTCGGCACAATGCTCCTTGGCTAGGTCCAAGTCTTGTGGAAGTTGTTTCGATGGCCCCAAGCCAGGCTGCAACAATAACACTTGCGGTCTCCTCCCAGCCAACACTGTCACCCGCACTGCCACCGGTGGTGAGGTTGCCCAAGATGTTGTGTCAGTCCAATCTACCAATGGAAAAAATCCTGGGCAAGTTGTTTCTGTGCCTAAGTTTCTCTTCACTTGTGGGTCTACATTTCTCTTAGAAGGTCTTGCTAGTGGTGTTAAGGGCATGGCTGGTCTTGGAAGAACAAAGATTTCCATGTCTTCCCAATTTGCTGCCGCTTTTAGCTTCCATAGAAAATTTGCAGTTTGTTTGACTTCTTCTTCAAGTTCTAATGGTGTTGTCTTCTTTGGTGATGGGCCTTACGCTTTCCTTCCTAACAACATTGACATCTCCCAATCTCTCATCTACACCCCTCTCATTCTCAATCCCGTCAGCACAGCACCTGCTTCCTTTGAAGGTGAACCTTCTGCTGACTACTTCATTGGAGTCAAGGGTATCAAGATCAATGGAAAAGCCGTGCAATTGAACAATACTTTGCTGTCCATTAACAAAGAAGGCCACGGTGGAACAAAGATCAGCACTGTTACTCCCTACACTGTCATGGAAACTTCAATCTACAGAGCTGTAGTTAATGCCTTTATCAAGGCAATTTCCCAGATTCCTAGGGTACCAGCAGTAGCACCATTCAGTGCATGTTTCAAGGCGAAAAGCTTTGGCAGCACACGCGTTGGCCCTGCTGTGCCCCAAATAGATCTTGTGCTGCAAAGTAAAGATGTCATTTGGACGATTTTCGGTGCAAACTCAATGGTGCAAGTCAGCAATGATGTATTGTGTCTTGGATTTGTTGATGGAGGATTGGAGCCCGCGACTTCGATAGTGATCGGAGGGTATCAGATAGAGCACAATCTTCTGCAGTTTGATCTAGCCACATCAAGGCTTGGATTCACCTCTTCTCTCCTGTTCCGACAAACAACATGTTCCAACTTCAACTTTACATCCACTGCTTAAAGCTAGGGGGTCCAGCTTTTCACTCTCATTAGCAATAACTTAAAGATTGAGTGAAGGATTAAATTGCTTGTCGATTTCGAAGACTAAaatttgtataaaaaaaagttggcCTGGTTGCTTGGCAAAGGTCTCGCCCTTGTTATTCAAACTGCAAGTTGCAATAAAAAGTGGTGCATTTCTTTATGAAAAGACTGATTGATATATCTGAACAGCTGGCTGTGTGTTGAGTTTTAAAGTCCTAGATTCAGAATGATGCGGAGGTTCGACTGTTTCCTAGCTAGCTCGTTGAAGCAATTCTCTCTCATAATCGAACTGGGACATGGCTGGATTGGGACTGTgccattaaaaaattatacaatacAACCATCATTAATTTCCTCTTTAGCTCTAATTACGTAGACCGGAAGGAAGGCTAAGTTTCATATCACATCAAATTCCTTGCTAAGTACTAGAACTGAAAAGGGGAAGTACACAGAAATCAACATTCGACCTTATCTGATTAATCGCATCGTAGAATCGGGAATCCAGTAGCAATTCATGAGATGAAATCTTTTCGTCTACTAAAtctctcttcttccttttttttttctttatttgtttgaGACTGGCCGAAGGGGTATAGGTTGAATCTTGTGGACATATTTTATTCATGAACCTGACAGCTAACAGagtacttaaaaaaaaaaatggggttAAAGATCTTGTTTAACCCAATTATAGCtgtatatttaattttaacaattGGTTCTAGTACCTTTCATCACTTCTGGACACGGAGGTTTGACCGTTGAATATTGCACATCATTGTCAAGGAATTTCATTGATGTCATTGGCGATGGAATTGTAAACTAATTAGTAGTTTATGTAGATAGGGTACCACTCTTTTGTTTTCAACTCTTAATCATAAAGATAAAGTGATTTCAATGGCTTGCACTTCGTCAAACACAACATCTCAACAGGAAAAACATTATTTACACAATCAATTCTTCGTTTTCTAGATAGTAATATTAAAGGAAGAAATTGCCATCTTTGGATTTTCTTTATTAGCAAAGAGATGTTGCTATAAATTAGACAATatgcaaaaataaattttgaatttattttctcatatCACATGAACAATTAAAACATCATTTCATTACCTCCAACTTCGGAGCTACAAGTCAgaaatttatttcaataattGGAAAAACAAAAGCCCCAGCTAGCTGGAACTAGTATGTAAAAGCTGTAGGGGATTACTTATTCATACATTTTATCTTAATCACTAGAGAATACAGGAGAAAGGGCCGATTATTACTTGGAGAATGTTCATTTAAGACCCTTACTGAGTTCAAACTGCTGATGTGAAGTTGAATTTAGCACATGAGGTCCTATAGGAGTA is drawn from Theobroma cacao cultivar B97-61/B2 chromosome 4, Criollo_cocoa_genome_V2, whole genome shotgun sequence and contains these coding sequences:
- the LOC18602907 gene encoding basic 7S globulin 2; protein product: MAVSSKFLLFTALLFFLFASPSLQASFRPKALVLPVSKDASTNQYVTQIKQRTPLVPVKLTLDLGGEFLWVDCDQGYVSSSYMPARCNSAQCSLARSKSCGSCFDGPKPGCNNNTCGLLPANTVTRTATGGEVAQDVVSVQSTNGKNPGQVVSVPKFLFTCGSTFLLEGLASGVKGMAGLGRTKISMSSQFAAAFSFHRKFAVCLTSSSSSNGVVFFGDGPYAFLPNNIDISQSLIYTPLILNPVSTAPASFEGEPSADYFIGVKGIKINGKAVQLNNTLLSINKEGHGGTKISTVTPYTVMETSIYRAVVNAFIKAISQIPRVPAVAPFSACFKAKSFGSTRVGPAVPQIDLVLQSKDVIWTIFGANSMVQVSNDVLCLGFVDGGLEPATSIVIGGYQIEHNLLQFDLATSRLGFTSSLLFRQTTCSNFNFTSTA